Proteins encoded in a region of the Halioglobus maricola genome:
- a CDS encoding DASH family cryptochrome, translating to MRKLYWFQNDLRLQDNPGLLAQQDAEGLLLVYLWPVNRPWCNTTGMGNQRERFLRESLQALQASLASLGQNLLVLEGSPELVIPDLVRDYRIDAVGTSATPGYYERKTLNLLRSRLDIPMNVYAGNTLLTRDELPFALGELPGQFTPFKKTVEQLEITAPRPVPDTLPRPPSVRFHRVPDATAQPHTALAVRGGSQNGRRRLRQFVFEEKAILNYKQTRNCLDGLSGSTTLSPWLANGALSAREVAAALGEFEITHTSNESTYWLLFELLWREFFHWRAVHDDVSLFELRPTGGQKKLRNCTFEPRGFARWCSGDTDYPLVNALMRQLVATGWMSNRGRQIAASCLINELGMDWRHGAAFFEKHLLDYDVASNYGNWQYIAGVGADPRGGRHFNLDKQASEHDPEGIFVEKWEGKQPSQPEFVTDAADWPLP from the coding sequence ATGCGCAAACTCTATTGGTTCCAGAACGATCTCCGCCTGCAGGACAATCCGGGGCTGCTAGCCCAGCAGGACGCCGAAGGCTTACTGCTCGTGTATCTGTGGCCGGTCAATCGCCCCTGGTGCAACACGACCGGTATGGGCAACCAGCGCGAGCGTTTTCTTCGTGAGAGCCTGCAAGCACTGCAGGCATCATTAGCTAGTCTGGGCCAGAATCTGTTGGTTCTTGAGGGGTCGCCGGAGTTGGTCATTCCGGACCTTGTGCGCGACTACCGCATCGATGCCGTCGGGACCAGCGCCACTCCCGGATACTACGAGCGCAAAACCCTGAACCTGTTGCGCTCCCGCCTTGATATACCGATGAATGTCTACGCGGGCAACACCCTGCTTACTCGCGACGAATTACCTTTCGCCCTCGGTGAGTTACCCGGGCAATTCACGCCTTTCAAAAAAACGGTAGAGCAGCTGGAGATAACGGCTCCGCGGCCCGTGCCCGACACCTTGCCACGCCCTCCCTCGGTTCGCTTTCACCGAGTGCCTGACGCGACCGCACAACCACATACTGCACTCGCTGTTCGAGGCGGCAGCCAGAATGGCAGGCGTCGCCTGCGCCAGTTTGTATTCGAGGAAAAGGCGATCCTGAACTACAAGCAAACACGGAACTGCCTCGATGGCCTCAGCGGATCCACCACCCTGTCACCCTGGCTCGCCAACGGCGCGCTGTCTGCCAGAGAGGTGGCCGCAGCGCTCGGGGAATTCGAAATCACGCACACCAGCAATGAATCCACGTACTGGTTGCTCTTTGAACTACTGTGGCGCGAGTTCTTCCACTGGCGAGCAGTACACGACGATGTAAGTCTGTTCGAATTGCGCCCCACTGGCGGTCAGAAAAAACTGCGCAACTGCACCTTCGAGCCACGCGGCTTCGCCCGCTGGTGCAGTGGGGATACCGACTATCCACTGGTCAACGCACTCATGCGCCAGCTGGTCGCCACAGGATGGATGAGCAATCGCGGCCGCCAGATAGCGGCCAGCTGCCTCATCAATGAACTGGGCATGGACTGGCGCCATGGCGCAGCGTTCTTTGAGAAGCATTTGCTGGACTACGACGTGGCCAGTAACTATGGCAATTGGCAGTACATTGCCGGTGTCGGTGCCGATCCGCGCGGCGGACGCCACTTCAACCTCGACAAGCAGGCCAGCGAGCACGACCCCGAGGGCATCTTCGTAGAGAAATGGGAAGGCAAGCAGCCCAGTCAGCCCGAGTTCGTTACCGACGCGGCGGACTGGCCGCTTCCCTAA
- a CDS encoding arylsulfatase, with protein MKTFTTHIRRMGATLATVMCCSTVYAADKPNILVIMADDVGWASLGSYHQGIKSIETPNLDKLASEGVRLTDYYAQPSCTAGRSAFITGQLPVRTGMHTVGLPGEKKGLHEDDPTIANLLKKQGYVTGQFGKNHLGDLNQVLPTNRGFDEYWGWLYHLNAMEYTVDPDWPQDEEFNKQYGPRNIIHSYATERNQRITDERWGPVGKQRIEDDGPAPPERQKGLDDEVTAHTLSFINRAVDDGKPFFVWMAPARAHVWTYLKPEYEQQLGNGKGLQDIIMKELDDNVGKVLAELEKLGVADNTIVVFTSDNGPETMTWPDGGTTPFHGEKGTTWEGGFRVPAIARWPGKFPAGKVYNGIFDGMDWLPTFVAAAGGPDDLPAELLKGYEGYKVHLDGYNQLSFLMGETDSNREELFYYAGATLQAVRYNDWKAHFVVQNHGWAGAKEELNAPLLFNLRRDPYEKAAEESGMYTKWMGKKMWAFGPAKNLVVEHLTTLAQFPPRGSALANQAEIERHVSEDSGLAQ; from the coding sequence ATGAAAACTTTCACAACTCACATACGCAGAATGGGAGCGACACTCGCAACCGTGATGTGCTGTAGCACCGTTTATGCGGCGGATAAACCGAACATTCTGGTGATCATGGCGGATGATGTCGGCTGGGCGAGTCTCGGTAGTTATCATCAGGGCATCAAGAGCATCGAGACACCGAATCTGGACAAGCTTGCTTCAGAAGGGGTGAGACTCACCGATTACTACGCTCAACCGTCGTGCACTGCGGGGCGTTCTGCATTTATCACCGGCCAATTGCCGGTCAGAACAGGCATGCACACTGTGGGCCTGCCCGGTGAAAAGAAGGGCCTGCACGAGGACGACCCAACTATTGCCAATCTGCTGAAGAAGCAGGGCTACGTTACGGGGCAGTTTGGCAAAAATCATCTTGGTGATCTCAATCAGGTGTTGCCGACGAATCGCGGATTTGACGAGTACTGGGGCTGGTTGTATCACCTGAATGCGATGGAGTACACCGTGGATCCCGACTGGCCGCAGGACGAGGAGTTCAACAAGCAGTATGGCCCGCGAAACATCATTCACTCCTATGCGACAGAACGTAACCAGAGGATCACAGATGAGCGATGGGGCCCCGTCGGCAAACAGCGCATCGAAGACGATGGCCCAGCGCCCCCCGAACGTCAAAAAGGCCTCGATGATGAAGTGACTGCCCACACGCTTAGCTTTATTAATCGGGCAGTTGATGATGGCAAGCCGTTCTTTGTCTGGATGGCGCCAGCGCGCGCTCACGTCTGGACATATCTGAAGCCTGAATATGAGCAACAACTGGGCAATGGGAAAGGCCTGCAAGATATCATCATGAAGGAACTGGACGACAATGTAGGCAAGGTGCTTGCTGAGCTCGAAAAGCTGGGTGTAGCGGACAACACCATTGTTGTCTTCACTTCAGATAACGGGCCAGAGACCATGACCTGGCCTGACGGTGGAACCACTCCGTTTCATGGTGAAAAGGGCACTACCTGGGAGGGCGGATTCCGCGTCCCTGCGATTGCTCGATGGCCCGGTAAATTTCCAGCGGGCAAGGTATACAACGGTATTTTCGACGGAATGGACTGGCTGCCAACCTTCGTAGCGGCCGCCGGCGGCCCAGATGACCTACCCGCTGAGCTTCTGAAAGGCTATGAGGGTTATAAGGTTCATCTGGACGGATACAATCAGTTGTCCTTCCTGATGGGCGAGACAGACAGCAATAGGGAAGAATTGTTCTACTATGCCGGCGCCACGCTTCAGGCAGTTCGGTACAACGATTGGAAGGCACACTTCGTGGTCCAGAATCACGGCTGGGCAGGCGCAAAGGAAGAATTGAACGCTCCCTTGCTCTTCAATCTGCGCAGAGATCCGTATGAGAAAGCCGCGGAAGAGTCTGGTATGTATACGAAGTGGATGGGCAAAAAGATGTGGGCATTCGGCCCGGCTAAAAATCTCGTAGTGGAGCATTTGACCACTCTTGCGCAGTTTCCGCCGCGCGGGTCAGCGTTAGCTAATCAAGCCGAAATCGAAAGGCATGTCAGTGAAGATTCTGGCCTGGCTCAGTAG
- a CDS encoding MFS transporter → MLKTRTRIFYGIGGGVYAVKEAAYAIFILLFYTQVLGLSGFATGAIIAISLLWDGISDPLIGSWSDRLRSRYGRRHPFMVYSILPVAIGFIGLFSPPASVVESSGLLALWLLFWSLWLRTFTTTFSIPHLALSAELSSDYHERSQLMGTRLGFMFMTTLFLPAAGFVFIFGADPNIDGRFVASNYPWYGLMSAGLVITLGTLTVMGTRRHTSQPDTGGEHYGLPRLQHFIDDVVQTFRNKTFRTMIAYDVAASISWGSTSALNILVATYVFEFSPDEMAITLAAPSLTAVLLVWALLKPISERWEKPQIMRYTLWGGLLNGLWLIPLKLAGVLPPNDTPAILALNVLSLTLYMFFFLLRVTSAMSIVADITDQHELEQGGRREGGFFSVINFTTKISSLVGPLYGGIVLDVIGLNQHDLPGQVAEPVLAGLMYSVLLVSIPTLMAAIYYANKISFSMQQVNEIQADLREQKAPPPTEPGQNLH, encoded by the coding sequence ATGCTAAAAACGAGGACAAGAATATTCTATGGCATTGGCGGCGGCGTCTATGCCGTCAAAGAAGCGGCGTACGCGATATTTATCTTGCTGTTCTACACACAGGTGCTGGGCCTGTCCGGATTTGCGACCGGCGCGATAATCGCTATCAGCCTGCTATGGGATGGAATATCCGACCCGCTGATAGGAAGTTGGTCAGATCGGCTTCGCAGTCGCTACGGCCGGCGACACCCATTCATGGTGTACAGCATCCTGCCTGTCGCCATCGGTTTCATAGGGCTATTTTCACCGCCGGCCTCAGTGGTTGAATCGTCGGGCCTTCTCGCCTTATGGCTACTGTTCTGGTCGCTATGGCTGCGAACCTTCACCACCACATTCTCTATTCCACACCTGGCTTTAAGTGCAGAGCTAAGCAGTGACTACCACGAACGTAGCCAGCTAATGGGCACGCGCCTCGGCTTTATGTTCATGACGACGCTTTTTCTGCCAGCAGCCGGCTTCGTCTTTATCTTCGGCGCGGACCCAAACATTGATGGCCGCTTCGTTGCGAGCAATTATCCCTGGTATGGCCTTATGTCGGCGGGTCTTGTGATCACACTGGGAACCCTCACGGTGATGGGCACACGCCGACACACCAGCCAGCCTGATACCGGAGGAGAACACTATGGGCTCCCCCGACTCCAGCACTTTATCGACGATGTAGTTCAGACCTTTCGCAACAAGACGTTTCGCACGATGATCGCTTACGATGTCGCCGCTTCAATCAGTTGGGGAAGCACATCGGCACTGAACATTCTTGTAGCAACCTATGTGTTCGAATTCAGCCCGGATGAAATGGCTATCACTCTGGCGGCACCCAGCCTGACGGCCGTACTGCTGGTTTGGGCACTGCTCAAACCCATCAGCGAGCGATGGGAAAAACCACAGATCATGCGCTACACCCTGTGGGGTGGTCTGCTCAACGGCTTGTGGTTAATCCCCCTCAAACTAGCGGGCGTGCTGCCTCCCAATGATACCCCTGCCATCCTGGCACTGAACGTTTTGAGTCTTACACTGTATATGTTTTTCTTCTTGCTGCGCGTCACCAGCGCTATGTCGATCGTGGCCGACATTACCGACCAGCATGAACTCGAACAGGGTGGCCGAAGAGAGGGAGGCTTCTTCTCAGTCATCAATTTCACAACCAAAATCTCCTCCCTCGTGGGCCCGCTGTACGGGGGTATCGTCCTCGATGTCATAGGCTTGAACCAACACGACTTGCCAGGTCAGGTAGCCGAGCCAGTTCTTGCGGGCCTGATGTACTCTGTACTACTGGTGTCAATTCCCACTCTTATGGCCGCTATCTACTACGCCAATAAAATCAGCTTCAGCATGCAACAAGTGAATGAGATCCAGGCTGACCTACGCGAACAAAAAGCCCCGCCGCCTACTGAGCCAGGCCAGAATCTTCACTGA
- a CDS encoding amidase encodes MANELWRQSACALAQMIKTKHVSSREVVESHLERIETVNPAVNAVTVVLADSALSAADEADGKASTAPLHGVPFSIKENLDCVGSATTQGLPAMAEAVPSADAPVVSRMKAAGAIPLARTNMPELGLRITTDNPLRGRTLNPWDPTRTAGGSSGGEGAALATGMSPIGLGNDIGGSLRNPAYCCGITSLKPTTGRIPHASSLPPEDFYLAAQLMCVDGPMARHVEDLRLAFSILSGRDHRDPFSVDAPMQGPEPACKRAALVTSIPGLALPDGAVSAIRRAGAELAAKGWLVEETAPPELERVNELWGHLLAADIVQTLPFISPLMSEPTVALLDELVTTFDVADMPSLVLHTDRARLMRLWSDFFQSYPLVIGPTWTDLPFLHDADLNLGDDANTTFNQLKFITPGNLLGIPAVALPMGVVDGLPTGVQIYSDLWREDLCLEAAAVIEQAVGQICPIDPLG; translated from the coding sequence AGACCAAACACGTGTCCAGTCGGGAGGTGGTCGAGAGTCACCTCGAGCGCATCGAAACAGTGAATCCGGCAGTCAACGCGGTGACTGTGGTCCTCGCCGATAGCGCACTCAGTGCGGCTGATGAAGCCGACGGCAAAGCCTCCACGGCACCTCTGCACGGAGTGCCATTTTCGATCAAGGAAAACCTGGATTGCGTAGGATCAGCAACAACCCAGGGATTGCCCGCGATGGCCGAGGCAGTGCCCAGTGCTGATGCACCTGTGGTGAGCAGGATGAAGGCGGCGGGCGCTATCCCTCTGGCACGCACGAATATGCCGGAGCTGGGTCTCAGGATTACGACTGACAACCCCTTGCGCGGCAGAACGCTGAATCCCTGGGACCCTACTCGAACAGCCGGGGGTTCCAGCGGCGGGGAGGGCGCCGCCCTGGCAACGGGAATGAGCCCCATTGGGCTGGGCAATGACATTGGGGGCTCCTTGCGAAACCCCGCTTACTGTTGCGGCATTACGTCGCTGAAACCTACGACGGGCAGGATTCCTCACGCATCGTCATTGCCGCCGGAAGATTTTTATCTCGCTGCCCAATTAATGTGCGTAGACGGGCCCATGGCGCGGCACGTCGAAGACTTACGGCTGGCTTTCAGTATTCTCTCAGGTCGTGATCACAGGGATCCCTTCTCTGTAGACGCTCCAATGCAGGGGCCAGAACCCGCGTGCAAACGAGCTGCTCTAGTGACCTCGATACCTGGTTTGGCGTTGCCCGACGGTGCGGTCTCGGCTATCCGGCGAGCAGGTGCAGAGCTGGCGGCCAAGGGCTGGTTGGTTGAAGAAACCGCGCCGCCGGAGCTTGAGCGCGTCAATGAACTGTGGGGGCATTTATTGGCCGCGGATATTGTCCAGACCCTGCCCTTTATAAGCCCACTGATGAGCGAGCCCACGGTGGCGCTGCTGGATGAATTGGTCACGACCTTTGATGTCGCGGACATGCCCTCATTGGTTTTGCATACTGATCGCGCAAGGTTGATGCGTCTCTGGTCCGACTTTTTCCAGAGCTACCCGCTAGTGATTGGCCCTACGTGGACTGATCTTCCATTTCTGCACGATGCCGACCTAAACCTGGGCGACGACGCCAATACCACGTTCAATCAACTGAAATTCATCACGCCGGGGAATCTACTCGGCATTCCTGCAGTGGCGCTGCCAATGGGCGTTGTTGACGGCCTGCCCACAGGGGTGCAGATATATTCGGACCTGTGGCGTGAAGATTTGTGCCTGGAGGCGGCGGCAGTGATTGAGCAAGCTGTAGGCCAAATTTGTCCGATAGATCCGCTTGGTTAG
- the nei gene encoding endonuclease VIII, whose translation MPEGPEIRRAADEIAQVLEGRVVERVSFAHPPLRHHGKRFKGRRVEHVETRGKALLTHFDHGWTIYSHNQLYGVWHVAKRGSLPDTKRSLRLRLTTASHEALLYSASEISVWRTDELDQHPFLSRLGPDILNENLEWRTITALLEEPRFAGRQLGALYLDQTFLAGLGNYLRSEILFAAGLHPSMTPSELTRGQLGRLARSTLDLSRRSYLTGGITNPPARARKLEAADASFGQRRFAVFEREGLACYECGVRIERIDISTRRLYLCKQCQQAPNAGARQRGL comes from the coding sequence ATGCCAGAGGGGCCCGAAATTCGGCGCGCCGCCGACGAGATCGCCCAGGTACTGGAGGGCCGCGTCGTTGAGCGTGTCAGCTTTGCCCATCCGCCACTGCGGCACCATGGCAAGCGCTTTAAGGGGCGTCGGGTGGAGCACGTTGAAACGCGAGGCAAGGCCCTGCTGACTCATTTTGATCACGGTTGGACTATCTACAGTCACAACCAACTGTACGGTGTCTGGCACGTGGCAAAACGCGGCAGCCTGCCAGACACCAAGCGAAGTCTGCGCCTTCGCCTGACAACCGCGAGTCATGAGGCACTGCTATACAGTGCATCAGAAATCAGCGTGTGGAGGACCGACGAGCTGGACCAGCACCCCTTCCTGAGCCGACTCGGTCCAGACATTCTCAATGAGAACCTGGAATGGCGGACTATCACAGCTCTGTTAGAAGAGCCGCGTTTCGCAGGGAGACAGTTGGGGGCGCTCTACCTTGACCAGACTTTTCTTGCCGGGCTAGGCAACTATCTGCGCAGCGAGATCCTGTTCGCGGCCGGTCTGCACCCCTCAATGACACCCTCGGAGCTGACCCGGGGCCAGCTGGGACGCCTGGCCCGCAGTACCCTGGACCTCAGTCGGCGCAGCTATCTCACCGGCGGGATAACCAACCCGCCGGCCCGCGCGCGCAAGCTTGAAGCAGCCGACGCCAGTTTCGGGCAGCGGCGCTTCGCCGTCTTCGAGCGAGAGGGACTGGCATGCTACGAATGTGGCGTGCGAATTGAGCGCATCGATATCAGCACGCGCAGGCTTTATCTTTGCAAGCAATGCCAACAGGCTCCCAACGCCGGGGCCAGACAGAGGGGTCTATGA
- a CDS encoding glutaredoxin family protein yields the protein MRIIRLVLGKLILFLNWAFTPKSIARDPLAQATIDEQTGSLTLYQYEACPFCVKVRRTMKRQALNIETRDVKRSEKAREELLAGGGNLKVPCLRIKDSEQKSRWMYESGEIIDYLEGRFAAG from the coding sequence ATGCGCATCATTCGCCTCGTTCTCGGCAAACTGATTCTGTTCCTCAACTGGGCGTTCACCCCGAAATCCATTGCCCGCGACCCGCTGGCTCAGGCGACCATCGATGAGCAGACAGGCAGCCTGACGCTGTATCAATACGAGGCCTGCCCCTTCTGTGTAAAGGTACGTCGCACAATGAAGCGCCAGGCACTGAACATTGAAACCCGGGACGTCAAGCGATCAGAGAAGGCCCGGGAAGAGCTGCTGGCCGGAGGCGGCAATTTGAAAGTGCCTTGCCTGCGGATCAAGGATAGCGAGCAAAAGTCCCGGTGGATGTATGAGTCCGGGGAAATTATCGATTACCTGGAAGGCAGATTTGCCGCGGGATGA
- a CDS encoding SO2930 family diheme c-type cytochrome, whose translation MKHTFNLLALLLGMSLLAACGGGGGSSSRPAETPPAAEQPEEEVDPNLIVIEAGDDFQTRLMEAMIEAQPGHIIELPEGEFSFNSAISLDVDNVTIRGQGHEKTLLNFDAQTSGGESVLVTSNNVTLEGFAVIDAPSDGIKFKFSNGVTMRAVRVEWTCGACSENGAYGIYPVQTENVLIEDSVAIGASDAGIYVGQSDKIIVRRNHASLNVAGIEIENSSNSEVYDNEAVDNTGGILVFDLPNLSREGTRTKVYNNVISHNNTTNFAPGGSIVGVVPTGSGMLIMAFTDVEVFGNTIEDNQSAAIEIVHYDISGRPTDDPNYDGTPRRVYIHDNQYSNNGYEPAELAAEVAPLFAAAGGMPQIFYDGIGEQGGRFEDADRICIQEDASVSRGILFGENGPSLDQSYFDCAHASLPEVVLDSPEEILEGEKPLTDEEIAQICTPEGDTPNFAAVEVSCDSLSAYNLFADPSDPRQGPNTGIGYDMITPLFTDYAEKYRFIFIPEGKQAAYSSKESLDFPVGTIIAKTFTMPYDFLNEAAGEEIIETRLLIHRKDGWKALPFIWREDLSDADLALAGGTRELSWIHSDGSNRSTNYVIPDANSCKTCHSTVRAETGSGVNMESVLTPIGPKARFLNKDNQYNGKTVNQLAYMEQQGVLVGLPEDLESIDTVPVWDDTAEDLQNRAKGYLDANCAHCHSPGGFASNSALFLEYWREVDTSYGICKTPVAAGGGSGGLRFDVVPGDADSSITVYRMNSNEPDVRMPEIGRSVIHDEGVGLVREWINSLQGNCE comes from the coding sequence ATGAAGCACACATTTAACCTCCTGGCATTACTGCTGGGTATGAGCCTGCTGGCCGCCTGTGGCGGCGGTGGTGGTTCATCCAGCCGCCCCGCTGAGACACCTCCAGCGGCCGAACAACCCGAGGAAGAAGTAGACCCCAATCTGATTGTGATTGAAGCGGGTGACGACTTCCAAACCCGCCTGATGGAAGCCATGATTGAAGCCCAGCCCGGCCACATAATTGAGCTGCCTGAGGGCGAGTTCAGCTTCAACAGTGCGATCAGCCTGGACGTGGACAACGTCACTATTCGTGGCCAGGGCCACGAAAAGACCCTGCTCAACTTCGACGCGCAGACCAGCGGCGGCGAAAGCGTGTTGGTGACCAGCAACAATGTCACCCTGGAGGGCTTCGCAGTGATAGACGCCCCCTCCGACGGCATAAAGTTCAAGTTCAGCAACGGCGTGACCATGCGCGCCGTTCGTGTTGAATGGACCTGCGGTGCCTGCAGCGAAAACGGCGCCTACGGTATCTACCCGGTGCAAACCGAGAACGTATTGATTGAGGACAGCGTGGCCATCGGTGCGAGCGACGCGGGCATCTACGTCGGCCAGTCCGACAAGATCATTGTGCGCCGCAACCATGCCTCCCTGAACGTGGCCGGTATCGAGATCGAGAACTCCAGCAACTCGGAGGTCTACGACAACGAGGCGGTGGATAACACCGGCGGCATCCTGGTCTTCGACCTGCCCAACCTGTCTCGCGAAGGTACCCGCACCAAGGTCTACAACAACGTTATCAGCCACAACAACACCACCAATTTTGCCCCCGGCGGCAGCATCGTGGGTGTAGTACCCACAGGTAGCGGCATGCTGATCATGGCGTTCACCGACGTGGAGGTGTTTGGCAATACCATTGAAGACAACCAATCTGCGGCCATCGAAATTGTGCACTACGATATCAGCGGCCGTCCCACGGACGACCCCAACTACGACGGCACACCGCGCCGTGTCTACATTCACGACAACCAATACAGCAACAACGGCTATGAGCCTGCCGAGCTGGCAGCAGAAGTAGCGCCATTGTTTGCCGCCGCAGGTGGCATGCCGCAAATCTTCTACGATGGGATCGGCGAGCAGGGCGGACGCTTTGAAGACGCCGACCGAATTTGTATCCAGGAAGACGCTTCAGTGAGCCGCGGCATACTGTTCGGCGAGAATGGCCCCAGCCTGGACCAGTCCTATTTCGACTGTGCCCATGCCTCGCTGCCGGAAGTCGTACTGGATTCCCCAGAGGAAATTCTGGAGGGAGAAAAGCCGCTGACGGATGAGGAGATTGCCCAGATCTGCACACCCGAGGGAGATACACCCAACTTCGCTGCGGTGGAAGTGAGCTGCGACAGCCTGTCAGCCTACAATCTGTTTGCCGACCCCAGCGATCCACGCCAGGGCCCCAATACAGGCATCGGCTACGACATGATCACCCCGCTGTTCACCGACTATGCGGAAAAGTATCGATTCATTTTTATTCCTGAAGGTAAGCAAGCAGCCTACAGCTCCAAGGAGTCACTGGACTTCCCGGTGGGCACGATCATCGCCAAGACCTTTACCATGCCCTATGACTTCCTGAATGAGGCAGCGGGTGAAGAGATTATCGAAACCCGCTTGCTCATCCACCGGAAAGACGGCTGGAAGGCACTGCCGTTTATCTGGCGGGAAGACCTCAGCGATGCCGACCTCGCCCTGGCCGGCGGCACTCGCGAACTCAGCTGGATTCACAGCGACGGTAGCAATCGCAGCACCAACTACGTGATTCCCGACGCCAACAGCTGCAAAACCTGTCACAGCACCGTCAGGGCAGAAACCGGCAGCGGCGTGAATATGGAAAGTGTTCTCACACCCATTGGCCCCAAAGCCCGCTTCCTCAACAAGGACAACCAGTACAACGGCAAAACCGTCAATCAGTTGGCCTATATGGAGCAACAGGGTGTACTGGTGGGCCTGCCTGAAGATCTGGAGAGCATCGATACGGTGCCTGTCTGGGACGACACCGCTGAAGACCTGCAGAACCGCGCCAAAGGCTACCTGGACGCCAACTGCGCTCATTGCCACAGCCCAGGCGGCTTTGCCAGCAACTCGGCCCTGTTCCTGGAATACTGGCGTGAAGTGGACACCAGCTACGGCATCTGCAAGACGCCGGTGGCCGCAGGTGGCGGTTCGGGTGGCTTGAGGTTCGACGTGGTGCCCGGCGATGCCGATTCCTCCATCACCGTTTACCGCATGAACTCAAACGAGCCCGACGTGCGCATGCCGGAAATCGGCCGCAGCGTCATTCACGACGAAGGTGTAGGCCTGGTGCGGGAATGGATCAACAGCCTGCAAGGTAACTGCGAGTAA
- a CDS encoding DUF6482 family protein, with the protein MKISLTQLQQLSTPVAAIVYSLERSIYQVYIRLPDGEALLTEDTGKAFQRRNLQSVREALLSQPVSMLQLRQHSAYDEMIGQPVREHDNLLQLPLSLEQYP; encoded by the coding sequence ATGAAAATCTCGTTAACGCAACTACAGCAACTCTCCACGCCAGTTGCAGCCATTGTCTATTCACTCGAACGCTCGATTTATCAGGTCTATATCCGGCTTCCGGACGGAGAGGCCCTGCTGACCGAAGATACGGGCAAGGCTTTCCAACGCCGCAACCTGCAGTCGGTCCGCGAAGCATTGCTCTCGCAGCCGGTATCGATGCTGCAATTACGTCAACATTCCGCCTACGATGAAATGATCGGCCAGCCAGTTCGGGAGCACGATAACCTGCTCCAGCTACCCCTCTCGCTGGAGCAGTACCCGTAG
- a CDS encoding SDR family oxidoreductase encodes MITGPTAGIGRSSALYLAGQGAKLVLLCRNLEKGDVLAEEIVTSGGSKPEVILMDMADLSSVRKAAELCLALNEPIDILLNNAGVVNTHRKVTVDGFEETLAVNHLAPFLLTGLLLPRLLEAPAARIVNVASDAHRFVKGMGFDDMQADNGYKTFREYGRSKGANILFTRSLAKRLQQTPITVNCLHPGAVSTSLGTQNEGLFSKLLPALLKPFFRSPDQGAETSLYLCESDAVGGISGAYFSNCKQVKAKPWVQDEGTADKLWTFSEKATAFSYG; translated from the coding sequence GTGATCACTGGTCCCACCGCAGGGATTGGACGAAGTTCCGCGCTGTACCTGGCAGGTCAGGGCGCAAAGCTTGTTTTGCTGTGTCGCAACCTGGAGAAAGGCGATGTTCTGGCAGAGGAAATTGTGACTAGCGGTGGCAGCAAACCCGAGGTGATCCTCATGGACATGGCGGACCTCTCAAGTGTGCGCAAGGCTGCCGAGCTATGTCTGGCGCTGAATGAACCTATCGATATATTGCTCAACAATGCAGGCGTGGTTAACACTCACCGGAAAGTGACCGTCGACGGTTTCGAGGAAACACTCGCGGTGAACCACCTGGCACCCTTCCTGCTCACCGGGCTGCTATTACCAAGGCTTCTGGAGGCTCCCGCTGCCCGTATCGTCAATGTCGCCTCGGATGCCCATCGTTTTGTAAAGGGCATGGGTTTCGACGACATGCAGGCGGACAATGGCTATAAAACCTTCCGGGAATACGGGCGCTCCAAGGGGGCCAATATTCTCTTCACCCGGAGTCTTGCGAAACGCCTCCAGCAAACGCCTATCACCGTGAATTGCCTTCACCCCGGAGCGGTATCCACTTCCCTCGGCACACAAAACGAAGGGCTTTTCTCAAAGCTGCTGCCCGCGCTACTGAAGCCTTTTTTTCGCAGCCCGGATCAAGGGGCGGAAACATCGCTTTATCTGTGCGAGAGCGACGCAGTGGGCGGAATCAGTGGTGCCTACTTTAGCAACTGCAAACAGGTCAAAGCTAAACCATGGGTTCAGGATGAGGGCACTGCGGATAAGCTCTGGACGTTTAGTGAGAAGGCAACAGCATTCAGCTATGGATAA
- a CDS encoding RNA-binding S4 domain-containing protein produces the protein MRIVEITREPVELYKILKFEGLVVTGGEAKLLIGDGQVTVNGETETRRRRKIVNGDVIDFRGEKLQVQLV, from the coding sequence ATGCGCATTGTAGAAATTACGAGAGAACCTGTAGAGCTTTACAAGATCCTCAAATTCGAAGGGCTGGTTGTCACAGGTGGCGAAGCGAAGCTGCTCATTGGAGATGGCCAGGTGACCGTCAATGGTGAGACCGAGACGCGTCGGCGCAGAAAAATCGTCAACGGCGATGTTATCGATTTTCGCGGCGAAAAGCTTCAGGTACAGCTAGTCTAA